One window from the genome of Fibrobacter sp. encodes:
- a CDS encoding NADH-quinone oxidoreductase subunit N, protein MSNYINLMPVILVILGAIVSIAAEPFIKDENKHKVLPWSAAFFVALAMVSCALLSPDTLFNLFAMDPVRRLLTGAVLFCSLLGISGIQWTLGHEKHKGGEPYGLMLLATGGALLMIQAIDYLALFIAMELTSFPVYALVGLRRRNTNSAEGVFKYFVSGAIFSAIFLYGVAMIYGATGTTSFYSSCILWREPLYAIGVLMVLFGVLFKAGAAPVHYWVADVYTGAAVAVTGFMAAVVKVAALAALGSIWLSVLVTKASSAPAWNLAEPVTIDSQSESLGVMVMIVAILSIAIGAFGGLAQKSIRRILAFSAVMNAGFILIGLLLPDYLVSGRVQFGPMFYFLITYAVASAGALTGVAYLAGKDDKNETLDDLQGAGRRRPFVSLAVAVCLASLAGLPPVAGFLAKFVLFTGAFSADMSWIAVTGFGFSLVAAAYYLRIAYVLFAPAKKTCECKCQCADNAVFGYMLKFTVAVAAAALLVMGVFPSLALL, encoded by the coding sequence ATGAGTAATTACATCAATCTTATGCCGGTGATCCTTGTGATTCTCGGGGCCATAGTTTCCATTGCCGCGGAACCCTTTATCAAGGACGAAAACAAGCACAAGGTTTTGCCGTGGTCAGCTGCATTCTTCGTGGCGCTTGCCATGGTGTCTTGTGCGCTTCTTTCTCCGGATACGCTTTTCAACCTGTTTGCCATGGATCCTGTCCGTCGACTGTTGACGGGAGCGGTTCTCTTCTGTTCTCTTCTTGGAATTTCTGGTATCCAGTGGACTCTGGGTCACGAAAAACATAAGGGCGGCGAACCCTACGGTCTCATGCTTTTGGCTACGGGCGGAGCCTTGCTCATGATCCAGGCCATCGATTATTTGGCCTTGTTCATCGCCATGGAACTGACCTCTTTCCCGGTGTACGCCCTGGTGGGGCTCCGTCGCAGGAACACCAATTCGGCTGAAGGCGTGTTCAAGTATTTTGTGTCGGGAGCCATTTTCAGCGCCATTTTCCTGTATGGTGTAGCCATGATTTACGGTGCTACGGGAACCACCAGCTTCTATTCAAGCTGCATTTTGTGGCGTGAACCGCTCTACGCTATCGGTGTACTGATGGTGCTTTTCGGCGTGCTGTTCAAGGCGGGTGCCGCTCCGGTTCACTACTGGGTGGCCGACGTCTATACCGGTGCCGCCGTGGCCGTTACAGGCTTTATGGCTGCCGTCGTGAAGGTGGCCGCTCTTGCTGCTCTCGGCTCTATCTGGCTCTCTGTGCTGGTGACCAAGGCTTCGTCCGCTCCTGCCTGGAATTTGGCCGAACCGGTGACCATTGATTCCCAGTCCGAATCCCTGGGCGTGATGGTAATGATTGTTGCTATTCTATCCATAGCAATTGGAGCTTTTGGAGGTCTTGCGCAAAAATCCATCCGCCGCATTTTGGCGTTCTCCGCCGTGATGAATGCGGGCTTCATCTTGATTGGGTTGTTGTTGCCCGATTACTTGGTTTCTGGCAGGGTGCAATTTGGCCCCATGTTCTATTTCTTGATTACCTACGCCGTGGCCTCTGCCGGTGCTCTTACCGGGGTTGCTTATTTGGCGGGTAAAGACGACAAGAACGAAACCTTAGATGACTTGCAGGGTGCAGGCCGTAGGCGTCCTTTCGTGTCGCTGGCGGTGGCTGTGTGCCTTGCCTCCTTGGCCGGGCTTCCCCCTGTTGCTGGGTTCCTTGCCAAGTTCGTGCTCTTTACGGGGGCTTTCTCTGCGGACATGTCCTGGATTGCAGTGACGGGCTTTGGCTTTTCCTTGGTGGCTGCGGCCTACTACCTGCGCATTGCCTATGTGCTGTTTGCGCCTGCCAAGAAAACCTGCGAATGTAAGTGCCAGTGTGCGGACAATGCGGTCTTTGGCTATATGCTGAAGTTTACCGTGGCAGTTGCGGCCGCGGCCTTGCTGGTGATGGGAGTGTTCCCGAGCCTCGCTCTGCTGTAA